Proteins from a genomic interval of Hornefia porci:
- the rapZ gene encoding RNase adapter RapZ, with amino-acid sequence MSKEEKMKVVIISGLSGAGKTHAADWFEDHGYYCIDNMPPALIKSFLDLAMFRTIRMTKAAFVVDIRSDEFFSGLNETIDYLRMREDIEFSILFIEASDSTLIRRYNETRRNHPLSTGRTSKEVIEKERSMLADLRARANHVLDTTNLKVAQFNLEMSKLYNPDGDLSSAFAINVISFGFKYGIPQETDMVFDVRFIPNPYYVESLKHLTGNNKKVQRYVLRHEIAQKFIEQLTVMIDTIVPCYVKEGKNHLNIAFGCTGGQHRSVTLANEMARIFREEGYRVTLEHREL; translated from the coding sequence ATGAGTAAAGAAGAGAAAATGAAGGTAGTCATCATATCCGGACTTTCCGGCGCGGGAAAGACCCACGCTGCGGACTGGTTTGAGGATCACGGATACTACTGTATTGACAATATGCCTCCGGCGCTGATCAAGAGCTTTCTGGATCTCGCCATGTTCCGGACAATCCGGATGACGAAGGCGGCCTTTGTTGTAGACATCCGCAGCGATGAATTCTTCAGCGGACTGAATGAAACCATCGACTATCTCAGGATGCGGGAGGACATCGAATTCAGCATTCTGTTCATCGAGGCCTCGGACTCCACGCTGATCCGGCGGTACAACGAGACACGGCGGAATCATCCTTTGTCCACGGGAAGGACAAGCAAGGAAGTGATTGAAAAGGAGCGGAGCATGCTGGCGGATCTCCGGGCAAGGGCCAATCATGTCCTGGACACCACCAACCTGAAGGTCGCGCAGTTCAATCTGGAGATGAGCAAACTCTACAATCCCGACGGCGACCTCAGCAGTGCCTTTGCGATTAACGTGATCTCCTTCGGCTTTAAATACGGCATCCCCCAGGAGACCGACATGGTGTTCGACGTGCGGTTCATCCCGAATCCCTATTATGTGGAGAGCCTGAAGCATCTCACCGGCAACAACAAAAAAGTGCAGCGTTACGTGCTGCGCCACGAGATCGCTCAGAAATTCATCGAGCAGCTCACCGTGATGATCGATACCATCGTTCCCTGCTACGTGAAGGAGGGGAAGAATCATCTGAATATCGCCTTCGGATGCACCGGAGGGCAGCACCGCTCGGTGACGCTCGCCAACGAGATGGCGAGAATCTTCCGTGAGGAAGGTTATCGTGTTACACTTGAACACCGGGAGCTTTAG
- a CDS encoding 3-keto-5-aminohexanoate cleavage protein, whose amino-acid sequence MEKLIISACICGAEVTKEQNPNVPYTVEEIVREAKSAYDAGAALIHLHVREDDGTPTQSKERFQVCVDAIRKECPDAIIQPSTGGAVGMTDLERLESTEITPTPEMATLDCGTCNFGGDDIFVNTNTTIENFAKILKERGIKPELEVFDKGMIDLAMKVADRKGLLVHPLHWDFVLGVQMNATIEDLVIMKNAIPAGSTWTATGIGKTAWDIAAGTIAMGGHVRVGFEDNLYLEKGVLAKSNGEMVAKAVEIAKLLGRPIATPAEAREILSLPPLK is encoded by the coding sequence ATGGAAAAGTTAATCATCAGTGCCTGTATCTGCGGCGCGGAAGTTACGAAGGAACAGAATCCGAACGTGCCTTATACGGTGGAGGAGATCGTCAGAGAGGCCAAGTCGGCTTATGATGCCGGCGCTGCGCTGATTCATCTTCACGTCAGAGAGGATGACGGAACTCCGACGCAGAGCAAGGAGCGTTTCCAGGTCTGCGTGGACGCGATCCGCAAGGAATGTCCGGACGCTATCATTCAGCCGTCCACCGGCGGAGCGGTAGGCATGACCGACCTGGAGAGACTGGAATCCACTGAGATCACGCCGACGCCCGAGATGGCGACGCTGGACTGCGGCACATGCAACTTCGGCGGAGACGATATCTTCGTCAACACCAACACCACGATTGAAAACTTCGCGAAGATCCTGAAGGAGAGAGGGATCAAGCCGGAACTGGAGGTGTTCGACAAGGGCATGATCGACCTGGCGATGAAGGTTGCGGACCGCAAGGGACTTCTGGTTCACCCGCTGCACTGGGACTTCGTGCTGGGCGTGCAGATGAACGCGACCATTGAGGATCTGGTGATCATGAAGAATGCCATTCCGGCAGGATCCACCTGGACTGCGACCGGAATCGGCAAGACCGCGTGGGATATCGCGGCGGGGACCATCGCCATGGGCGGACACGTCAGAGTCGGATTCGAGGACAATCTGTACCTGGAGAAGGGCGTTCTGGCCAAGAGCAACGGCGAGATGGTCGCCAAGGCTGTGGAAATCGCGAAGCTTCTGGGAAGACCTATCGCGACGCCGGCAGAGGCAAGGGAGATCCTGAGCCTGCCGCCGCTGAAATAA
- the whiA gene encoding DNA-binding protein WhiA, with protein sequence MSFSSETKNELARIEPERKCCQLAEIAGFLRVSGSIRLTGGGKFQIVVTTDSPAVARHYKKMLQEYFRIEAELLIGEAAALKKGHTYMLTIDPEMRSESILRETGILLVREGNNYISDGIYDGIVKTRCCRKAYLRGIFLGTGSVNSPEKGYHLEFVCGSENLARDLRRLINTFDDLSAKITQRKDRYVVYMKNSQYISDTLAIMGAHSKVLEYEDVKIKKELVNQAVRMTNCDTANTDRTLDASQRQLEAIRRIERTGGLDALPPKLRELALLRQYNPEASLTQLGEMMSPPLKKSGVNNRMKRILDFAAKL encoded by the coding sequence ATGTCGTTTTCATCGGAAACAAAGAATGAGCTGGCGCGTATAGAGCCGGAGCGCAAGTGCTGCCAGCTGGCGGAAATCGCGGGATTTCTCCGCGTGTCCGGCAGTATCCGGCTGACGGGCGGCGGGAAATTTCAGATTGTCGTCACCACTGACAGCCCGGCAGTAGCCCGGCACTATAAAAAAATGCTTCAGGAGTATTTCCGTATTGAGGCGGAGTTGCTGATCGGTGAAGCCGCGGCGCTGAAAAAGGGACACACCTATATGCTGACGATCGATCCTGAGATGCGCAGTGAATCGATTCTCCGCGAAACCGGAATCCTGCTGGTCCGCGAAGGGAACAACTATATCAGTGACGGGATCTATGACGGAATCGTGAAGACCCGGTGCTGCCGGAAGGCGTACCTGAGGGGGATCTTCCTGGGAACCGGAAGCGTGAATTCTCCGGAGAAGGGCTACCATCTGGAGTTTGTCTGCGGCAGTGAAAATCTCGCCAGGGATTTGCGGCGGCTGATTAACACCTTTGACGATCTGTCCGCCAAAATCACGCAGAGAAAGGACCGGTATGTGGTCTACATGAAAAACTCGCAGTACATCAGCGACACGTTGGCGATTATGGGCGCTCATTCCAAGGTTCTGGAATATGAGGATGTGAAGATAAAAAAGGAGCTGGTGAATCAGGCGGTGCGGATGACGAACTGCGACACGGCCAATACGGACCGGACGCTGGACGCCTCTCAGCGGCAGCTTGAAGCGATCCGCCGTATCGAGAGAACCGGCGGTCTGGACGCGCTGCCCCCCAAGCTGCGGGAACTGGCGCTTCTGCGGCAGTATAATCCGGAAGCGAGTCTGACCCAGCTGGGGGAAATGATGAGCCCGCCGCTGAAAAAATCCGGCGTGAATAACCGGATGAAGAGGATTCTCGATTTCGCCGCAAAGCTGTAG
- a CDS encoding TetR/AcrR family transcriptional regulator has protein sequence MGRVEEKKQQKKTALMNSAYDLFTTVGFHKTTIMAIALRAGVAKGTFYLWFRDKEDIRNALIIAKSSELLTAALAELEHAPREMSPLDKLIYIVDYVITCLSRDIALLRFIAKNLSWGLFTRSNLYQPAGENSAPLSFRDFIRQLLEEDNVQPTREMELAIFTTIELVGSTCYSVILNGEPVTLSEYKPYLFRCIRRLFDPE, from the coding sequence ATGGGCAGAGTTGAAGAAAAAAAACAGCAGAAAAAAACGGCGCTGATGAACAGTGCCTATGATCTGTTTACCACGGTGGGCTTTCATAAGACCACCATCATGGCCATTGCTCTCCGCGCCGGAGTTGCCAAAGGAACCTTCTATCTGTGGTTCAGAGACAAGGAGGACATACGCAACGCTCTGATCATCGCGAAGTCTTCGGAGCTTCTGACTGCAGCGCTTGCGGAGCTGGAGCATGCGCCCCGGGAGATGTCCCCCCTCGACAAATTAATCTACATCGTGGATTATGTGATCACCTGTCTGTCCCGTGATATCGCCCTGCTGCGTTTCATCGCCAAGAACCTGTCCTGGGGGCTCTTCACCCGTTCGAATCTTTATCAGCCGGCGGGCGAGAACAGCGCGCCGCTGAGCTTCCGGGACTTCATCCGGCAGCTGCTGGAGGAGGACAATGTACAGCCCACCAGAGAGATGGAGCTCGCCATTTTCACCACCATAGAGCTGGTCGGCTCCACCTGCTACAGCGTGATCCTCAACGGTGAGCCTGTAACCCTGAGCGAATACAAGCCCTACCTTTTCCGCTGCATCCGCAGACTTTTCGACCCGGAGTAG
- a CDS encoding efflux RND transporter permease subunit: MKFGRGFGKKVVKYRIVILVVSLLLLIPSVFGYLNTHINYDMLTYLPDTMETMKGQDLLLKDFHKGGFTIVVTENMSKSDVSRMAKKYKTIKHVDSVVNLQDVIDPSVPRSMYPKQVRENFDNEDASMIVVFFNRSTSDEGSLNAIKEIRKVSTKQCYVSGMSACVQDLKALCEQEEAKYVFIAVILSLIAMMLLLDSYLAPFLFLASIGMAIMYNLGSNIFMGEISYVTKAIAAVLQLGVTMDYSIFLWHSYEERLDKGEEDLKAMANAIDDTLVSVAGSSITTIAGFLALCFMTYTMGRDLGIVMAKGVIFGVLASVTVLPSLMMLFNRLLKKTRHRGLIPNTEKLAHGLTARYGVYILIFCILLFPAIYGYNHDNTVYDFAKILNGSQGLSEKQAPFLKANDKLEEDFHIGTTHMVIADANLSSEKGYAMSKDMENVKGVENVLGLDAFTGTAVPKEILPNEITNAMIAKDHQLIMVNSNYKVSTDACNTQIKTLKKVVAKYDPTAKVIGEGPATMDLINLTAKDFRVVNIISIAAVFLIILIVLRSVTLPFILVAVIEFAIYVNLGISGFTGLELAFIVPVCISTIQLGSTVDYAILTSTRYKTERLAGKAKRDAIMIASSTSMPSVITSAVGFFTATFGVSLYSDIGVISVLCGLMARGAIISMLTVIFILPSMLMAFDKLICRTTGGLRDIYKKEKKQAAQGA; the protein is encoded by the coding sequence ATGAAATTCGGACGTGGATTTGGCAAGAAAGTGGTAAAGTACAGGATCGTGATCCTGGTGGTGAGCCTGCTGCTTCTGATTCCGTCGGTGTTCGGGTATCTCAACACGCATATCAATTACGACATGCTGACATACCTTCCGGATACCATGGAAACCATGAAGGGACAGGATCTTCTGCTGAAGGACTTCCATAAAGGAGGTTTCACCATCGTCGTTACGGAGAACATGAGCAAGAGCGATGTGAGCCGTATGGCGAAAAAGTACAAGACAATCAAGCATGTGGATTCAGTGGTCAATCTGCAGGACGTTATCGATCCGTCGGTGCCCCGCAGTATGTATCCGAAACAGGTGAGAGAGAACTTTGACAACGAGGACGCTTCCATGATCGTGGTGTTCTTTAACCGCTCCACCTCGGACGAGGGCTCGCTGAACGCCATCAAGGAGATCCGGAAGGTCAGCACCAAGCAGTGCTACGTGTCCGGCATGAGCGCCTGCGTGCAGGATCTGAAGGCTCTGTGCGAGCAGGAGGAAGCCAAGTATGTGTTTATCGCGGTAATCCTTTCGCTGATCGCGATGATGCTTCTGCTGGATTCCTATCTGGCGCCGTTCCTGTTCCTGGCAAGCATCGGCATGGCGATCATGTACAACCTCGGGTCGAACATTTTCATGGGGGAGATATCCTATGTAACAAAGGCTATCGCGGCGGTGCTGCAGCTGGGCGTTACAATGGATTATTCCATTTTCCTCTGGCACAGCTATGAAGAACGGCTGGACAAGGGAGAAGAGGATCTGAAGGCTATGGCCAACGCCATCGACGATACGCTGGTTTCGGTGGCCGGAAGCTCCATCACCACCATCGCCGGATTCCTGGCACTGTGCTTCATGACTTATACGATGGGCCGGGATCTTGGAATCGTAATGGCGAAGGGCGTTATCTTCGGCGTGCTGGCCAGCGTTACGGTTCTGCCGTCTCTGATGATGCTTTTCAACAGACTGCTGAAAAAGACGAGGCACCGCGGACTGATTCCGAACACGGAGAAACTGGCCCACGGACTGACCGCCCGTTACGGGGTATATATCCTGATTTTCTGCATACTGCTGTTCCCGGCGATTTACGGCTACAATCATGACAATACCGTCTATGATTTCGCCAAGATCCTGAACGGAAGCCAGGGACTCTCGGAGAAACAGGCCCCCTTCCTGAAGGCGAATGACAAGCTGGAGGAGGATTTCCACATCGGCACGACGCACATGGTTATCGCGGACGCGAATCTCTCATCCGAGAAGGGCTATGCGATGAGCAAGGATATGGAGAATGTCAAGGGCGTTGAAAACGTACTGGGACTGGACGCCTTCACCGGCACCGCCGTTCCGAAGGAGATTCTGCCCAACGAGATTACCAATGCGATGATTGCCAAGGACCATCAGCTGATTATGGTCAACTCCAACTATAAAGTCTCGACGGATGCGTGTAATACACAGATCAAGACGCTGAAGAAGGTGGTCGCCAAGTACGATCCCACAGCCAAGGTCATCGGCGAGGGACCGGCGACCATGGATCTGATCAACCTGACCGCCAAGGATTTCCGTGTGGTGAACATCATATCCATCGCCGCGGTGTTCCTGATCATCCTCATCGTGTTGCGATCCGTGACCCTGCCGTTCATTCTGGTGGCGGTCATCGAGTTCGCGATTTACGTGAACCTGGGAATTTCAGGATTCACCGGCCTGGAGCTGGCGTTCATCGTTCCGGTCTGCATCAGCACGATTCAGCTGGGCTCTACGGTCGATTACGCGATTCTGACATCCACCCGGTACAAGACGGAGCGGCTGGCCGGCAAGGCCAAGCGGGACGCGATTATGATCGCCTCCTCCACGTCGATGCCGTCTGTAATCACCAGCGCGGTGGGATTCTTCACCGCAACCTTCGGCGTATCGCTGTATTCCGATATCGGCGTCATCAGCGTCCTCTGCGGACTGATGGCCCGGGGCGCGATTATCAGTATGCTGACCGTAATCTTCATCCTGCCGTCCATGCTCATGGCGTTTGACAAGCTCATCTGCAGGACGACCGGCGGGCTGAGAGATATTTACAAAAAAGAGAAGAAGCAGGCCGCTCAGGGGGCCTGA
- a CDS encoding V-type ATPase subunit subunit G family protein gives MFVEELSKIKECEDRADQVQRDARTEARKRIEDAEAEAGRIAEEAQTKAKDIYDAFMKEGQEESDQKYAAAMKQAETDSTRLVEAAKKNEEKAIGLIVERIVSTSVNR, from the coding sequence GTGTTCGTCGAGGAACTCTCGAAGATAAAAGAGTGTGAAGACCGGGCGGATCAGGTGCAGCGGGACGCGCGCACGGAGGCTCGGAAACGAATCGAAGACGCAGAAGCGGAAGCCGGAAGGATCGCAGAGGAGGCGCAGACTAAAGCGAAGGATATCTACGACGCCTTTATGAAGGAAGGACAGGAGGAATCGGACCAGAAGTACGCCGCCGCCATGAAGCAGGCAGAAACGGACAGTACACGGCTGGTCGAAGCGGCGAAGAAGAATGAAGAAAAAGCTATCGGTCTGATAGTAGAAAGGATTGTGAGCACCAGTGTCAATCGCTAA
- a CDS encoding V-type ATP synthase subunit I, protein MSIAKMEKVAVIGLDTVKEELISRLMDLGMVEITDQSARLAEEDWVGLGVRDGNEDEVAALDAEINRVDTAIELLEKYSTARSPLFFTRKAMKKSEFERIMKDKDRISQNVDYIMGLNERLHSCREIINKRNSELASLTPWVNYDLPLEISETQCTRIDLGVVPSTVDIDGLRKAIGEDSEYVSLHEINRDKDMIYLVIISLKEDQDAIIARLKQWGYSPVPFREFRGTVTENTERITREVAETRGQVAEIEAEITAHDDMRFGMQCLQDRLVMQRDHEKVKSRLLKTKRTFNLEGWVPAECRKSVERVLEEKGCCYEYRDPEENEEVPVLIHNTRFGTPFSAITEMYSLPDYRGFDPTDIFAIFYALFFGLMLSDAGYGLVMTIFCAVVLHKYDLEGMTLRMIRMFLYCGIATVFWGALFGGWFGDFLPTFTQTVFGHKVPLDPIWFNPIEDPTKLLIFSLLFGVVHLFIGMGINAYMMIRRGHLFDAFCDVFAWYMIIAGAGFWLAGGSISAALVTPGKWVFIAGCVIVLLTGGREKKGVGKVIGGLGALYGITSYISDILSYARLLALGLATGVIANVVNLLGSMLGTGFKGCIAMIIVGVIGHVFNMAINALGSFVHASRLQYIEFFGKFYEDGGEPFDPFRKNTKYVRLVNDTDGGMK, encoded by the coding sequence GTGTCAATCGCTAAAATGGAAAAAGTGGCTGTCATTGGCCTTGACACGGTGAAGGAAGAGCTGATTTCCAGACTGATGGATCTGGGAATGGTGGAGATAACGGATCAGTCGGCACGGCTGGCGGAGGAAGACTGGGTCGGTCTGGGTGTCCGGGACGGAAATGAAGATGAGGTCGCCGCACTGGACGCGGAGATCAACCGGGTCGATACAGCGATCGAGCTTCTTGAGAAGTACAGTACCGCCAGGTCACCTCTGTTCTTTACAAGAAAAGCCATGAAGAAGTCGGAGTTCGAAAGGATCATGAAGGACAAGGACCGGATCTCGCAGAATGTCGACTATATCATGGGACTGAACGAGAGGCTCCATTCCTGCAGGGAAATCATCAACAAGAGGAATTCAGAGCTCGCCTCATTAACGCCGTGGGTCAACTACGATCTGCCGCTGGAGATCAGCGAGACGCAGTGCACCAGAATCGATCTGGGCGTTGTGCCGTCTACCGTCGATATCGACGGACTCCGGAAGGCGATCGGGGAAGACAGCGAATACGTGTCCCTGCACGAAATCAACAGGGACAAGGATATGATCTACCTGGTAATCATATCGCTGAAGGAGGACCAGGACGCTATCATTGCGCGGCTCAAGCAATGGGGATATTCACCGGTGCCGTTCCGGGAATTCCGGGGTACGGTGACGGAAAACACAGAGCGGATCACCCGGGAGGTTGCCGAGACCAGAGGACAGGTCGCCGAGATTGAAGCGGAGATCACCGCCCACGACGATATGCGGTTCGGTATGCAGTGCCTGCAGGACCGGCTGGTCATGCAGCGCGATCATGAGAAGGTGAAATCCCGGCTGCTGAAGACAAAGCGGACCTTCAATCTGGAGGGATGGGTTCCCGCCGAATGCAGGAAATCCGTGGAGCGGGTCCTGGAAGAGAAGGGATGCTGCTACGAATACCGCGATCCGGAAGAGAACGAGGAGGTTCCGGTTCTGATCCACAACACCAGGTTCGGAACGCCCTTCTCCGCGATTACGGAAATGTATTCTCTGCCGGATTACAGAGGGTTCGATCCGACGGATATCTTTGCGATTTTTTACGCGCTGTTCTTCGGACTGATGCTGTCAGATGCGGGCTACGGCCTGGTCATGACCATCTTCTGCGCGGTGGTGCTGCACAAATATGATCTGGAGGGAATGACCCTCAGGATGATCAGGATGTTCTTATACTGCGGCATTGCAACCGTATTCTGGGGAGCGCTGTTCGGAGGATGGTTCGGAGATTTCCTGCCGACCTTCACGCAGACGGTGTTCGGTCATAAGGTCCCGCTGGATCCGATCTGGTTCAATCCTATCGAGGATCCGACGAAGCTGCTGATTTTCTCGCTGCTGTTCGGCGTGGTGCATCTGTTCATCGGTATGGGAATCAACGCGTACATGATGATACGGAGAGGTCACCTGTTCGACGCGTTCTGCGACGTGTTCGCCTGGTATATGATCATCGCCGGAGCCGGTTTCTGGCTGGCCGGAGGATCGATTTCCGCGGCGCTCGTCACTCCGGGGAAATGGGTGTTCATCGCAGGCTGTGTGATCGTTCTGCTGACCGGCGGCCGGGAGAAGAAGGGCGTCGGCAAGGTGATCGGAGGTCTGGGCGCGCTGTACGGCATCACCAGCTATATTTCCGATATCCTGTCCTACGCCAGACTTCTGGCACTGGGACTTGCCACCGGCGTAATCGCCAATGTGGTCAACCTGCTGGGCTCCATGCTGGGAACCGGCTTCAAGGGCTGCATCGCCATGATTATCGTCGGAGTCATCGGACACGTGTTCAATATGGCGATCAACGCTCTGGGATCCTTTGTACACGCCAGCAGACTGCAGTACATTGAGTTCTTTGGAAAATTCTATGAGGACGGCGGAGAACCCTTCGACCCGTTCCGTAAAAATACAAAATATGTCAGATTAGTAAATGATACAGACGGAGGTATGAAATGA
- a CDS encoding V-type ATP synthase subunit K, translating to MITGNVWALIGAAVAALAGIGSAMGVGIAGQAAAGVLAEDPKKFGKTLILQALPGTQGIYGLLMAFLIFIRIGLLGGGMQDLSLSQGLFVFASALPVGLIGIWSGIAQGKAAAAGIMLLGKRPDQMAKGIIYAAMVETYAIFGLLVSILMLFNLGI from the coding sequence ATGATTACAGGTAACGTATGGGCATTGATTGGTGCCGCAGTGGCAGCGCTGGCAGGTATCGGGAGCGCGATGGGTGTTGGTATCGCAGGACAGGCTGCGGCAGGAGTACTGGCGGAGGATCCGAAAAAATTCGGTAAGACGCTGATTCTGCAGGCGCTTCCGGGCACACAGGGAATCTACGGTCTGCTGATGGCCTTCCTGATTTTCATCCGCATCGGACTTCTGGGCGGTGGAATGCAGGATCTTTCGCTGTCTCAGGGACTCTTTGTATTCGCGTCCGCGCTTCCTGTAGGGCTGATCGGAATCTGGTCCGGTATCGCACAGGGCAAAGCCGCCGCGGCGGGCATCATGCTGCTGGGCAAGAGACCTGATCAGATGGCGAAGGGAATCATTTATGCCGCGATGGTGGAAACCTATGCGATTTTCGGATTGCTGGTATCCATCCTGATGCTGTTCAACCTTGGAATTTAG
- a CDS encoding V-type ATP synthase subunit E encodes MGIEKITSKIMSEAETVAGSILSEADSGSDAIIAEAREKAEAVVSEARERGAADKVRTVNRREAVAAIDGRKLILARKQEMIAGCFDGAIGQLASMDKEKYVEFLAGIVKSTGSAGGELVFNEKDAAEIGPLLAEKLNRETEGGAFSVSDETESIRGGVLLKNGQVYVSGSIESLVDEVKGELTAEVAKVLFGE; translated from the coding sequence ATGGGCATAGAGAAGATTACATCAAAGATCATGAGTGAAGCGGAAACCGTTGCGGGCTCCATTCTCAGCGAAGCCGATTCCGGCAGTGATGCAATCATCGCGGAGGCCAGGGAGAAGGCGGAGGCCGTCGTTTCCGAAGCGCGGGAACGGGGCGCTGCGGACAAAGTCAGGACGGTGAACCGCCGGGAGGCGGTGGCGGCCATAGACGGACGCAAGCTGATTCTGGCAAGGAAGCAGGAGATGATCGCGGGATGCTTCGACGGAGCCATCGGACAGCTCGCTTCCATGGACAAAGAAAAGTACGTGGAGTTTCTGGCCGGCATCGTGAAGAGCACCGGGAGCGCCGGCGGCGAGCTCGTCTTCAATGAGAAGGACGCCGCAGAGATCGGGCCGCTGCTTGCAGAGAAACTGAACCGTGAAACAGAGGGAGGCGCGTTTTCCGTGTCGGACGAAACGGAGTCGATCCGGGGCGGCGTGCTCCTGAAAAACGGACAGGTATACGTCAGCGGCAGCATCGAATCCCTGGTGGACGAGGTGAAGGGCGAGCTGACAGCGGAAGTTGCAAAGGTGCTGTTTGGCGAATAG
- a CDS encoding V-type ATPase subunit, whose translation MAKRKENDYIFADAFIGCYVRNLMKRQDLMRLANCTDFDAAEALLQEFGYGESPEVKEGDVEAFIRREQNKLFDMIYNTLPERKELALYLYPYDYHNVKVCLKSELLGITPDDTFLMSTGDIEWNKMMAMIRDRNYMFMPVNMKHAIEEAMDLYSRGHDPQMIDIIMDKACYRDMLQAAEESEEEFLIGIVKLQIDLLNLKAFVRLREIGKAWSFFQTVYLDGGNIQEQFYIQSWEEPYSQVADKLIPYGLKDMMAEGGRMIKEEGDFTLFEKMLEDALMEYNKKAKYLSFGIVPIAGYWLAKEVEIDNLRIVLTGILVGASPEETGERLREPYV comes from the coding sequence ATGGCAAAAAGAAAAGAAAATGATTATATCTTTGCCGATGCGTTCATTGGCTGCTACGTCCGGAATCTGATGAAGCGTCAGGATCTCATGAGACTGGCGAACTGTACGGATTTTGACGCGGCAGAGGCCCTCCTTCAGGAATTTGGCTACGGGGAATCGCCGGAGGTCAAGGAAGGCGATGTGGAAGCGTTTATCAGAAGAGAACAGAACAAGCTGTTCGATATGATCTACAATACATTGCCGGAGCGCAAGGAGCTTGCGCTGTACCTGTACCCCTACGATTACCATAATGTGAAGGTCTGCCTGAAATCGGAGCTTCTCGGAATCACGCCGGACGACACGTTTCTGATGTCGACGGGCGATATCGAGTGGAACAAAATGATGGCGATGATCCGGGACCGGAACTATATGTTCATGCCCGTCAACATGAAGCACGCCATTGAAGAGGCGATGGACCTTTACAGCAGGGGACATGACCCCCAGATGATCGATATCATTATGGACAAAGCCTGCTACAGGGATATGCTGCAGGCGGCGGAAGAGAGCGAAGAGGAATTTCTGATCGGCATTGTGAAGCTGCAGATAGACCTGCTGAATCTCAAGGCGTTTGTTCGGCTCAGAGAAATCGGCAAGGCGTGGTCCTTCTTCCAGACGGTTTATCTGGACGGCGGCAATATTCAGGAACAGTTCTACATTCAGAGCTGGGAGGAGCCCTATTCCCAGGTGGCGGATAAGCTGATCCCCTACGGCCTGAAGGACATGATGGCCGAGGGCGGCCGGATGATCAAAGAAGAAGGGGACTTCACTTTGTTCGAGAAGATGCTGGAAGACGCGCTGATGGAATACAACAAGAAAGCCAAATATCTTTCCTTCGGCATTGTTCCCATCGCCGGCTACTGGCTGGCAAAGGAAGTCGAGATCGACAATCTGAGGATCGTCCTGACGGGGATCCTGGTCGGGGCGTCGCCGGAGGAGACAGGTGAAAGATTGAGGGAACCGTATGTATAA
- a CDS encoding V-type ATP synthase subunit F, translating into MYKIGVIGDRDSVLGFKAVGLDVFPAEKAEEAKAVLRKWAEGEYAIIYITEGLAVQLEKEIDKYKDSRLPAIIPIPNKDGPSGTGLNNVRKSVERAVGADILFGGDR; encoded by the coding sequence ATGTATAAAATCGGAGTCATCGGCGACAGGGATTCTGTGCTTGGATTCAAAGCAGTCGGTCTGGACGTGTTTCCGGCCGAAAAGGCAGAGGAAGCGAAAGCGGTTCTGCGGAAATGGGCGGAAGGAGAGTACGCCATCATTTACATCACAGAAGGCCTTGCCGTACAGTTGGAAAAGGAAATTGATAAATACAAGGATTCAAGGCTGCCTGCCATCATACCGATCCCCAATAAGGACGGCCCGTCCGGCACGGGACTGAACAACGTCCGCAAATCGGTGGAGCGCGCAGTCGGCGCAGACATACTATTCGGAGGTGATAGATAA